In Silene latifolia isolate original U9 population chromosome 3, ASM4854445v1, whole genome shotgun sequence, a single window of DNA contains:
- the LOC141648160 gene encoding magnesium transporter MRS2-3-like translates to MRPDEEPDLTRPGFVPGLGHRKKGMGVRAWLVLDQTGQGQVVEAGKHSIMRRTGLPARDLRILDPLLSYPSTVLGREKAIVINLEHIKAIITAQEVLLLNSKDPSVTPFVDELQRRLLRLFQATKLQEARGDADDSEWPNLYALEEGESIDGSPVDDSCGFPPRREMNEETGKLEEKEDLKNKDGVKVLPFEFIALEACLEAACSSLDHEARTLEQEAHPALDKLTSKISTLNLERVRQIKSRLVALTGRVQKVRDELEHLLDDDDDMAEMYLTEKLAEQNLDGSSLSSVNELDDENEDVQPDMDDRIPAEIPPEIHGGSGRYESDAANLHDHHYGMAPTLARSGTRTSMTHSAVSKHLDVEELEMLLEAYFVQIDGTLNKLTTLREYVDDTEDYINIMLDDKQNQLLQMGVMLTTATLVVSAFVVVAGAFGMNIHIELFDPDKAGDPEFLWTVGGGATGAVVLYFLAIAWCKHKRLL, encoded by the exons ATGAGACCCGACGAGGAGCCAGACTTGACCCGACCCGGATTTGTCCCGGGTCTAGGCCACCGTAAAAAGGGCATGGGTGTCCGAGCATGGCTGGTCCTTGATCAAACGGGGCAGGGTCAAGTAGTTGAAGCAGGAAAACACTCGATCATGAGACGAACGGGTCTTCCCGCACGAGACTTACGGATACTCGACCCGCTTTTATCGTACCCGTCAACGGTTTTGGGTCGTGAGAAAGCTATTGTTATTAATTTGGAACATATTAAGGCGATTATTACTGCACAAGAGGTTTTGTTGTTGAATTCTAAGGATCCTTCTGTTACTCCTTTTGTTGATGAATTGCAACGGAGGTTGTTGCGTTTGTTTCAAGCTACTAAACTTCAG GAGGCACGTGGAGATGCTGATGATTCTGAGTGGCCAAATCTATATGCTCTTGAAGAGGGTGAAAGCATTGATGGTAGCCCTGTAGATGATTCTTGTGGCTTCCCTCCACGTCGAGAGATGAATGAGGAGACAGGTAAGTTAGAGGAGAAGGAAGATCTCAAAAATAAAGATGGTGTCAAGGTCCTTCCATTCGAGTTTATTGCACTAGAGGCTTGTCTTGAAGCAGCTTGTAGTTCCTTAGACCATGAG GCAAGGACACTGGAGCAAGAAGCACATCCAGCCTTGGACAAGTTAACTTCTAAAATTAGTACCCTCAACTTGGAGCGTGTTCGGCAAATTAAAAGTCGTCTTGTTGCTCTAACTGGGCGTGTCCAGAAG GTGAGGGATGAACTTGAGCATCTActtgatgacgatgatgatatgGCTGAGATGTATCTTACTGAAAAGCTGGCTGAACAGAACCTTGATGGATCTTCTCTTTCCTCTGTGAATGAACTTGACGATGAGAATGAGGATGTTCAACCAGATATGGATGATAG GATACCGGCTGAAATACCACCAGAAATTCACGGGGGTTCAGGTAGATATGAAAGTGATGCTGCCAATCTCCATGACCACCATTATGGTATGGCTCCTACCCTAGCCAGAAGCGGGACACGGACCAGCATGACACATAGCGCCGTAAGCAAACACCTTGATGTAGAGGAGCTTGAAATGCTTTTGGAGGCTTATTTTGTTCAGATTGATGGAACGCTTAACAAACTGACCACG TTAAGGGAGTATGTGGATGACACTGAAGATTATATCAATATAATGCTGGATGATAAGCAGAATCAACTTTTGCAAATGGGGGTCATGCTAACTACAGCCACCCTGGTCGTGAGCGCATTTGTGGTTGTTGCTGGTGCTTTCGGGATGAACATTCATATTGAACTATTTGACCCAGACAAAGCCGGAGATCCAGAATTTTTATGGACTGTAGGTGGTGGGGCCACAGGTGCTGTCGTTCTCTACTTCCTTGCTATTGCGTGGTGCAAACACAAGCGTCTCCTTTAA
- the LOC141646328 gene encoding splicing factor SF3a60 homolog, translating into MDRARPLMFLDRIFKDLEEELRGKKRPRPEPEALMVDANTVEELMELGLEKLKEGLDTLGVKSGGTVRQRAERLLLAKNNKLERRHLKKEEKEKETVLLEAKVKKLCEILSHTLEQTRQHVQNKQAMTPGERDVDAEDEDDVESDNDKDGDDDDKEIYNPLKLPMGWDGRPIPYWLYKLHGLRQEFKCEICGDHTYFGRRAFEMHFKGARHQNGMRCLGIPNTKSFHEITSIQEACNLWQLVKERQGLLKWRPEVDEEFEDADGNVYDTKTFKDLSRQGLI; encoded by the coding sequence ATGGACCGTGCTCGGCCTTTAATGTTCTTGGACAGGATATTCAAggatttggaggaggaattgagGGGTAAAAAGAGGCCTAGACCCGAACCTGAGGCATTGATGGTCGATGCTAACACGGTGGAGGAATTGATGGAGTTAGGATTGGAAAAACTCAAGGAGGGTTTGGATACCCTTGGCGTTAAGTCCGGAGGTACGGTCAGGCAAAGAGCTGAAAGACTCCTACTAGCCAAGAACAATAAATTGGAAAGACGACATTTGaagaaggaggagaaggagaaggagacgGTTTTGTTGGAAGCGAAAGTGAAAAAGTTGTGTGAGATACTAAGCCATACGCTTGAGCAAACTAGACAACACGTGCAGAACAAGCAAGCCATGACTCCAGGTGAGCGAGATGTTGATGCTGAAGATGAGGATGATGTTGAAAGTGATAATGACAAGGATGGCGATGATGATGATAAGGAGATATATAATCCGCTGAAGTTGCCGATGGGATGGGATGGGAGACCTATACCTTATTGGCTGTATAAGCTACATGGTCTTAGACAAGAGTTTAAGTGCGAGATTTGTGGGGACCACACTTACTTTGGGCGCAGGGCTTTCGAGATGCACTTCAAAGGAGCACGACACCAGAATGGGATGCGTTGCCTTGGAATCCCTAATACCAAAAGCTTCCATGAGATTACCAGCATACAAGAGGCTTGTAATCTATGGCAACTTGTTAAGGAGAGGCAGGGGTTGTTGAAATGGCGCCCTGAGGTGGACGAGGAATTTGAAGACGCTGATGGTAATGTCTATGATACCAAGACTTTTAAAGACCTTTCCAGACAAGGCTTGATCTGA
- the LOC141649786 gene encoding uncharacterized protein LOC141649786 has protein sequence MYLAVVSSKFAVSSNGQELHGRVTNIPTSTTKLEVGQAGRRGLLLSSTATTIVAAALAVESNDSQTALLQKYLKKSEENKEKNDKERLDNYYKRNYKDYFGFVEGTLRAKDEKELSESEKGILEWLDKNK, from the exons ATGTATCTAGCAGTTGTCTCTAGCAAATTTGCAGTCAGTAGTAATGGCCAAGAACTCCATGGACGCGTCACAAATATTCCGACATCAACTACTAAATTAGAAGTTGGTCAAGCAGGAAGAAGAGGCCTTCTTCTATCCTCTACTGCTACTACTATTGTGGCGGCGGCGCTCGCTGTTGAATCCAATGATTCTCAGACAGCCCTTCTTCAAA AGTATTTAAAGAAGTCGGAGGAGAACAAGGAAAAGAATGACAAGGAG CGGTTAGATAACTACTACAAGCGGAATTACAAGGATTACTTTGGATTTGTGGAAGGGACCCTAAGAGCTAAGGATGAGAAGGAACTTTCAGAATCAGAAAAGGGCATTCTTGAGTGGTTAGACAAGAACAAGTAG
- the LOC141648162 gene encoding serine carboxypeptidase-like 17: MFRQFVAKLFTLMELMAPTTHFLHLIFLVLTILSYTTFSYETVSYLPGFTGKLPFNLESGYISVGDSEMFYYFVESEDNPRVDPLLLWLTGGPGCSSWNGLVYEIGPLEFDLDHSLTEGGFPRLRSYEHSWTKTASIIFLDSPVGTGFSYSTTPEGWPSSDTQAANEAYQFLMKWLEEHPQYLQVPFYVGGDAYSGIIVPLLTKLVVEGNEADKQPYVNLKGYMVGSPNTDEFIDSNSKVPFAHRMALISDKYYHTLKKSCNENYVNVDPDNTECILALGIYERCVNGIWPNHILEPKCSLGRPQDDRWNRRSLIEDKDEYILSTPQFSKLLCRNFNYSLSETWANDKSVQEALHVREGTVKRWNRCNKTISYTKDQPSVVNVHQDLAKYNLNVLVTTGDRDMVIPFVAVVEWINSLKQSLNLTLSEHWRPWFVDAQVGGYTRKYVKKPVYSLTYATVKGGGHAAAEYYRRECYEIFNRWVNYFPL; the protein is encoded by the exons ATGTTCCGACAATTTGTAGCCAAATTGTTCACTCTCATGGAACTCATGGCACCTACTACCCATTTCCTGCACCTCATCTTCCTCGTCCTTACCATCTTATCCTATACCACATTCTCCTATGAGACCGTCTCATATCTTCCGGGTTTCACCGGCAAGCTCCCGTTCAATCTCGAATCCGG GTACATAAGCGTTGGAGACTCAGAGATGTTTTATTATTTTGTTGAATCTGAAGATAATCCAAGGGTTGATCCTCTGCTTCTTTGGTTAACGGGTGGTCCTGGTTGTTCTTCGTGGAATGGTCTTGTTTATGAAATTG GTCCACTAGAATTTGACCTTGATCATTCTCTAACAGAAGGGGGTTTCCCCCGGTTGAGATCTTACGAGCATTCTTGGACAAAG ACTGCTAGCATTATATTTCTAGACTCACCAGTTGGAACTGGCTTCTCGTACTCGACTACTCCCGAAGGATGGCCAAGCTCAGACACACAAGCCGCAAATGAAGCTTACCAATTCCTAATGAAG TGGTTGGAGGAGCACCCGCAATATCTCCAGGTTCCATTCTATGTTGGCGGTGATGCATACTCcggaataatagtcccactactAACAAAACTAGTCGTAGAAG GTAATGAAGCTGATAAGCAGCCATACGTGAACCTAAAG GGATACATGGTGGGAAGCCCTAATACTGACGAGTTCATTGATTCGAATTCTAAAGTACCGTTTGCTCATAGGATGGCACTCATTTCAGATAAATATTATCAT ACGCTAAAAAAATCTTGCAACGAGAATTATGTAAATGTGGATCCGGACAACACAGAATGCATCCTTGCTCTCGGCATTTATGAAAGG TGTGTCAATGGTATATGGCCTAATCACATATTGGAGCCAAAATGTTCACTTGGTAGACCACAAGACGATAGATGGAATAGAAGATCTCTCATAGAGGACAAGGATGAATATATCCTTTCAACTCCTCAATTTTCAAAACTTTTGTGCCGG AATTTTAACTACAGTCTGTCAGAAACTTGGGCCAATGATAAATCAGTCCAGGAGGCCTTACATGTCCGCGAG GGTACTGTAAAGCGCTGGAACAGGTGCAACAAGACTATATCATACACAAAAGATCAACCAAGTGTTGTTAATGTACATCAAGACCTCGCAAAATATAACCTGAACGTTTTAGTCACTAC TGGTGACCGAGACATGGTTATTCCGTTTGTTGCTGTGGTAGAATGGATAAACTCCCTAAAACAGTCCCTAAATCTGACTCTATCAGAGCACTGGCGACCTTGGTTTGTCGATGCTCAAGTTGGCGG CTATACACGGAAATATGTGAAGAAACCAGTCTATTCTCTGACTTACGCCACTGTGAAG GGAGGAGGTCACGCAGCTGCAGAATATTATCGCAGAGAATGCTACGAAATTTTCAATAGATGGGTGAATTATTTTCCTTTATAA
- the LOC141648163 gene encoding uncharacterized protein LOC141648163 translates to MMNVIAPTIECNSGCESGWTLYLEHSTSNNISLTYKNTSFQGKKLKSFDEKQAHKDVLFYEQEDDDEEEDLSMVSDASSGPPHFDHDNIDEEVEDNNLYYYCNNNTNGKKRTMTLYNKANDDFALDDTASSHVFASKEVGGIRVQKNRGASLERVIDYSSQAYSGTDQAHAHQVVLEKRKSRR, encoded by the exons ATGATGAATGTAATAGCACCTACAATAGAGTGCAATAGTGGATGTGAATCTGGTTGGACATTATACTTAGAACATTCTACTAGTAATAATATTTCTCTTACTTATAAAAACACAAGTTTTCAAGGTAAAAAGTTGAAAAGTTTTGATGAAAAACAAGCACATAAAGATGTGTTATTTTACGAgcaagaagatgatgatgaagaagaagatttaTCAATGGTGTCTGATGCATCATCTGGTCCACCTCATTTTGATCATGATAATATTGATGAAGAAGTAGAGGACAATAATttatattattattgtaataataatactaatggGAAGAAAAGAACCATGACATTGTATAATAAGGCAAATGATGATTTTGCTCTTGATGATACTGCCAGCTCTCATGTTTTTGCCTCCAAG GAGGTTGGCGGTATACGTGTGCAAAAAAATCGAGGTGCTTCATTAGAGAGAGTGATAGATTATTCGTCACAAGCTTATTCTGGTACTGATCAAGCTCATGCTCATCAG GTGGTTTTAGAGAAAAGAAAGAGCAGAAGGTAG